In Fibrobacterota bacterium, the DNA window GGGGCTGGACCGAGGTTTCGCCCGTGCTGGTGAAACTGGTTTGGAAGGAGATGCGATCGCCACCGCGGACGACGGCGGCCAACTCGAAACTGAGCTTGAACTCGTTCGGGAGGGTGGGCAGCGGGCGGATGCGCACCCGTTCCAATCGCGGTTCGTATTTCGTGATCAGGTTCAGGATGGTGGTTTCCAGCTCCTTGAGGCTGGAGGGGAGCTTGCGATAAATCTCGCTGATGTCCGGAAGTCCGTAATCGTCAAGATGCGGAATGGACCCCTGGCGGGTATTGAACATACGCCAAAGGTGATCGGCGATGCTCTTGGCTCGGCGGTATTCGACCGGGACGGCGCTTACGGGCGTGCCATCGGCGTATTGGTCCGCCAACTTTTCGAACAGGCTCTCCGGAAGGTTACTACGGGCGCCCGCCATGCAGGCAAAGGTAACAAATGCCCCGGCCCGGCCAGCGCTTCGGGAAACCGGTAAAAGAGAAGGCCGGAAGGGAATCCCTTCCGGCCTTCGTCCCTTTGCCCCCCGGATCCGGAACGGATGCCGAGGGAAAGGCCGCCCCCGCACGCGCCGGGCGTTGAACGGGGCGCGGAGGCGGGCGATCGAATCAGACGACGGGCGATTCCCAGTCGTCTTCGGCGGTGATGCCGCCATCGTTCCAGGTC includes these proteins:
- the tssE gene encoding type VI secretion system baseplate subunit TssE, producing MAGARSNLPESLFEKLADQYADGTPVSAVPVEYRRAKSIADHLWRMFNTRQGSIPHLDDYGLPDISEIYRKLPSSLKELETTILNLITKYEPRLERVRIRPLPTLPNEFKLSFELAAVVRGGDRISFQTSFTSTGETSVQPLRART